The genomic stretch ATCGCCATCAGGTTCTGCACCGACTCCTTGCCCAGGTAATGGTCGATGCGATAGATCTGCTCTTCGGCAAAGAATTTCGCCACCGCCGAGTTGATGGCCTCGTTCGATTCCAGGTCGTGGCCCAGCGGCTTTTCCAGCACGATGCGCACGTTGGGCGCGTGGCGTGTGTTCAGGCCGGTGCGCGCCAGCTGCTCGCAGATGGACACGAACAGATGCGGGGCGGTGGCGAGATAGCACACCACCACCTCGGGCTTGCGCGACAGCAGCTGCTCGGCCAGCGCATCGAAATGCGCCGGCACGCGTGCATCGGCCTGCACGTAGACGATGCGTGCGCAGAACCTGTCCCATGACTCGGGCGGCGCATGGGCCAGCGCGGGCCGCACGCTCTGTTCCAGCGAGGCGATGTAGTCCGCGCTCGACATCGGTTGGCTGCCGGTGGCGAGGATGCGTGCGGCCGGATGCAGCAGCCCGGCGTGGTGCGCATCGAACAGGGACGGCAGCAGCTTGCGCCGCGCCAGGTCGCCGGTGCCGCCGAACAGCACCATGTCGAAATCAGGCATGCTCACCCTGCGCTCCTTGACGATTCGAGTTGTCGCGGCCAGCGCGCGATGGCCGGCCGGGTAGCGGCCAGTTTACGTGAGTTGCTACGGCTTGGCGAGGCAAGCGTACCCATTTCTGCGTGGTTGGCGCAGGCCGCGGGCGGGCCATCAGGCGCCCGCTACCGTGCAGGCCCCGGCAAAGTGCGCTAGGCTGAAAGCTCCCCCGCAGGAGAACCCCATGCCACGTCATCCAGTGCTCGAGCGGGTCACCGCCCGCATCGTCTCCCGCAGCACCGCCTCGCGCCAGGCGTATCTTGACCGCACCCGCGCCATGGCCGGGCACAAGGTCGAACGCGCGCAGCTTTCCTGTACCAACCTCGCCCACGCGGTAGCCGCCATGCCGGACGCCGCCAAGATCCGGCTGAAGGCCGACGAGCGGCCCAACCTGGCCATCGTCTCGGCCTACAACGACATGCTGTCGGCGCACCAGCCGCTGGCGGCGTTCCCGCAATGGCTCAAGGAAGCCGCGCTCGAGGCCGGCGGCACCGCGCAGTTTGCCGGCGGCACGCCGGCGATGTGCGACGGCGTTACGCAGGGCCAGGACGGCATGGACCTGTCGCTGTTCTCGCGCGACGTGATTGCGCTGGCCACGGCGGTGGCGCTGTCGCACCAGATGTTCGATGGCGCGCTGTACCTGGGCGTGTGCGACAAGATCGTGCCCGGGCTGGTGATGGGCGCGCTGTCCTTCGGCCACCTGCCCGCGGTGTTCGTGCCCGGCGGGCCGATGACCACCGGCATCAGCAACGACGAGAAGGCGCACACGCGGCAGCTCTACGCCGAAGGCAAGATCGGCCGCAAGGAACTGCTCGAGGCCGAGACCCGCTCCTACCACGGACCCGGCACCTGCACCTTCTACGGCACCGCCAACTCCAACCAGATGCTGATGGAAATGATGGGCCTGCATCTGCCGGGCACAGCCTTCGTCAATCCCAACACGCCGCTGCGCGAAGCGCTGACGCGCGAGGCCGCGCGCCAGGCGCTGAAGCTGGTGCATGGCGGCGAGCGCTATACGCCAGTGGCCGAGGTGCTGGACGAGCGCGCCTTCGTCAACGGCATCGTCGGGCTGCTCGCCACCGGCGGCTCCACCAACCATACGCTGCACCTGATCGCGATGGCGCGCGTGGCCGGCATCGTGCTGAGCTGGGACGATTTCGATGAGCTGTCGGCGGTGGTGCCGCTGCTGGCGCGCGTGTACCCGAACGGCAAGGCCGACGTGAACCAGTTCCAGGCCGCCGGCGGGCTGGCGGTGGTGATCCGCGGCCTGCTCGCGCTGGGCCTGCTGCACGACGACGTCACCACCATCGTCGGCCGGGGCCTGCAGGACTACACGCGCGAGCCGGTGCTGCGCGACGGCCAGCTGACGTGGATCGACGGCCCGGCCGCGCCGCTCGATGACAGCATCGTGCGCGCCGCCGACGCGCCCTTTGCGCCGGACGGCGGCATCAAGCTGCTCGACGGCAAGCTGGGCCGCGCGGTGATCAAGACCTCGGCGGTCAAGCCCGAGCACCAGGTGGTGCAGGCGCCGGCGATCGTGTTCGAGCATCAGGACGATGTGCTGCACGCCTTCAAGCGCGGCGAGCTCGAGCGCGACTTCGTTGCGGTGCTGCCCTGGCAGGGCCCGGCATCGTGCGGCATGCCGGAGCTGCACAAGCTCACGCCCACGCTGACGGTGCTGCAGGACCGCGGCTTTCATGTGGCACTGGTGACCGACGGACGCATGTCGGGCGCATCGGGCAAGGTCCCGGCCGCCATCCACGTCTGCCCGGAAGCGCTGCGCGGCGGCGCGATCGCGCGCGTGCGCAGCGGCGACATGATGCGTGTCGACGCGACCACCGGCACGCTCGACGTGCTGGTGCCCGACGACGAATGGCAGGCGCGCACGCCGGCGCGCCCGGACCTGAGCGCCAATCGCCACGGCGTCGGCCGCGACCTGTTCGCAACCTTCCGCTGCCAGGTCAGCACGGCCGAAAGCGGCGCCTGCACGCTGTTTTCGGATGAGGGCGAGGCGCAGGACGCGCGCGGCTAGCCCGGTTGGCGCACGGGCTGGCGCGTCGGCTGCTGCGATGGCTGGTGCGACTGCGGCGCGGCCGGCCGCGACGCTGCCGACGGCGCGCTGTCGGCCACCTTCACCACGCCCGGCACCGACGACGCGCCCGGCACGTGCAGTTCCTGGATCGGCACCGCCAGCTTGCTGCCGGCCTGCTCCAGCACCTGCTTGATGCGCTCGTAGAAAGCGAAGCGCACGTTCCAGTAATCGTCGTTCGAGGTCCAGTAGCGCACGTTCAGCGTAATGCCCTGCTGGGTGTAGTTGACCACCATGGTTTCGGGGACGGGCTCGGCCAGCAGCCTCGGCTCGCGCGCCAGCATCGCGCGCAGCGCTTCCAGGCTGCGCTGCACGTCGCTGTCGAAGGTTACCGTGGCCTCGATGTCGGCGCGCCGCGTCGCGTTCTCGCTGTAGTTGGTGATAGCGCTGCCCCACAGCTTGCCGTTGGGCACGCGCAGGCAGACGCCGTCGAAGGTGGTCAGCTCGGTCATGAACAGCCCGGTCTCGCGCACGGTGCCGGCCACGCCCTGCGCGTCGATGTACTGGCCCACGCGGAACGGGCGCAGCAGCACCAGCATGATGCCGGCGGCAATGTTCTGCAGCGTGCCTTGCAGCGCCAGCCCGATCGCCAGGCCGGCCGCGCCCAGCATGGCGATGATGCTGGCGGTCTGCACGCCGAACTGCGACAGCACCAGCACGATGGTCAGCACGCGCACCATCCATTGCAGCGCATTGGCCAGCAGCGGGCGCATGGTGGCATCGACATGGGTGCGGCTGAGCGCGCCCCGTGCCGCGGTGCCGACGCGGCCCGACAGCCACCAGCCGATCATCAGGATCAGGATCGCCGCCAGGCAGTTCATGCCCTGGTTGATGGCGAAGCGGACCAGGTAAGACCAGCCCGCCTCGAGCTGGTCGGCATCGATAAAGTTCAGATCCATGGGAGCGGCTCCGTTTGCGGTTGTTGTCAGGGTTGTCGACGGTGCTGCCTTGGGGCGGCGATGCGTACCCGTTTCTGCGTGCCGTGGCGATGCTCGGACCACCTTGCCGGAACCCCTCGATGGAGGTTCACGCTTGACAAATTGATGAACATTGAATGCAAGATGTCAGACGATCACCGACAAAGCCGGAATCACGGCACATAGGAGGGGACAAGCGAAGCAGAAGCGGGTTCCCGCGACCTGGCCCTGATTCGTGGAAAGTCGGCGCCAGGCCTTGCGCCGCAACGGCTGGCGCCGGACCGCCCGCAAGCGCGTGAACGCTACGCGCCCGCGCGCCAGGCGCCGGGCGTGACGCCGAACGCGGCCTGGAAACGGCGGCTGAGGTGGCTGGCGGAGGCAAACCCGGCGCGCGCGGCGACTTCATGCAGCGGGCGGCGCGGATCGGCCAGCAGCCGTTGCGCCCGCTCCAGGCGGGTCTGCAGCACCCAGGCATGCGGCGGCATGCCGAACGAGACGCGGAACATGCGCGCGAAGTGGAATTCCGACAGCCCCGCCATGGCCGCCAGTTCGCCCAGCGTCGGGTTGCTGTCGGGATGGCTTTCGATCCAGTCGCGCACGGTCCGCCGGGCCTGCGCCGACAAGCCACCGCGCCAGTCGGCCGGGGCGGCGCGGCCGGCGTGGTTCAGCACCAGGTGGCTGAGCGCCTCGTGCGCGAGCGCATTGCCGGCCATGCGGGCCTCGGGCAAGCGCCAGTCGAGCGCGGCAAGCCGCTGGCTCAGGGCATGCAGGCGCGGATCGTCGGCAAAGGTCAGGTCGCGCAGGGCCACCGAGCGCGGTTCGCGGTCGAGCAGGCGCACGCAATGCCAGGCCAGGGTTTCGGGACGGAAATACAGATGCAGGAAGCGCTGCGGGCCGCCGACATGCCAGCGCGACTCATGGTCGGCCGGCAACAGGCATAGCCTGCCCGGCGCGCCCTTGTTGCCGGGCTGGTCGCGCCGGTAGGTGGCGTGGCCGCCCTGCAGGTAGACCGACATGGTGTGGTGGCCGGGCCGCGCATAGCCGGTGCTGTCGTTCCGGTTGCGCCACAGCGCCACGCCCAGGCCATCGCCCAGCGCCGCCGCGCGCTCCAGCGAAGCGCGCGAGCCGCTGAGCGCGGCGAACACCGCGTGGCGCTCGAGCGGATCGGTCGGCAAGGTCATGGGACGCAAGGCGTGGTCGGATGCAGGCGACGATGCGGGCAGCGCTGCGGGTGGCAATATCGGGCACAACTTTCAGCGACGAAAGTTGGCGCGCGAGGCATCACTATACCGCCGTCAGCGCCACCCGCCGGGCACGCAGAAACGGGTACGCTCCGGCTGTCGCCACGCGGGCTTGCGCACGGCTCGCACCCAATTCACGCCGGCTGTTCATGCAGCTTGTCGCGCGCCGCCAGCGCCGGGAACAAGCGCATCCACACGGCCACCACCAGCAGCGTGCCGACCCCGCCCAGGACCACCGCGCCTACCGGGCCGAACAGCGCGGCGGTGACGCCGGACTCGAACTCGCCGAGCTGGTTGGAAGCGCCGATAAACACCGAATTGACGGCACCGACGCGCCCGCGCATATCGTCGGGCGTATCGAGCTGGACCAGCGTCGAGCGCACCACCACGCTGATCATGTCCGAAGCGCCCAGCACCACCAGTGCCGCCATCGAGAGCGGCAGCCAGGTCGAGACCCCGAACACCACCGTGGCGACGCCGAACACCGCCACCGCGGCGAACATCACGCGTCCGGCGCGCCGGTTCAGCGGATGGCGCGCCAGCCACAGCGCCATCGCCAGCGCGCCGATGGCCGGGGACGAGCGCAGCAGCCCCAGCCCCCACGGTCCGGTATGCAGGATGTCGCGCGCGTAGATCGGCAACAGCGCCGCGGCGCCGCCCAGCAGCACCGCCACCATGTCCAGCGAGATCGCGCCCAGCAGCACCGGGCGGCTGCGGATATAGGCAAACCCGGCAAAGACGGTGCGCACGCTGACCGGCGCGGTCAGCCGCTGCGCCGCCTGGCGCAGCGTGATGCCGCCCACCAGCAGCGCGGCGATCGCAAACAGCGTCGCGCTCAGCGTGTACACCACCCCCGGGCCGGCGACATAGGCGAAGCCGCCGATGGCCGGCCCGATGATGATGGCGGCCTGCCCCGCCGAGCTGGCCAGCGCCACCGCGCGCGGCAGCTGGCGCGGCGTGACCACGCTGGGCAGCAAGGCCTGCAGCGTGGGGTTCTCGAACGCCCGCGTGGCGCCGATCAGCGCGACGAAGACAAAGATGTGGTGGCTGTCGATCCACCCGCCCAGGCTGGCGGCGGCCATGCCGGCGGCCAGCAGCGCCTCCAGCGACTGGCAGGTGCGCACGATGCGGCGCCGGTCGAAGCGGTCCGCCACGTGGCCCGACATCAGGATCAGCGCCACCGACGGCAGGAACTGCACCAGCCCGACCATGCCCAGCATCAGCGGGTCGCGCGTCAGGTCGTACATCTGCCAGCCCACCGCCACGGTAAAGATCTGGTAGCCGATGGTGGTGCACAGCCGCGCGAACCAGTAGCGGCGAAACACGGAATCACGGAAAACGCTGTCCGGCTCGGCAGCCGGAACGGTGGCAGGGGAAGACATGGATGGGGCAGGAAGGGAGCGGAGCTTGCGCCCGGGTAGTGGGTTCGCCGTGCGCAAAGGGCAGATTCTAAAGCGTACGCTTAATTGCTGCATGCAGATGCCCACGCCTGCACACGCGGCTTTCCAAATGTGCCGAATGAAGCGCGAATGCTGCCTCGTTGTCAGCACAATGATGCAGAGACGCGACACGCGCCCGCGATGCAACGCAGGGCTTCTCGCTTTTGAGAATCACTCGTATTTATAATCCCCGCCCATTGGCGCGACCGTCCGGACCACCGCTTCCGGCGCAGCGGGACGCGCCGCTCTCCCCAGGAACCTCACCTTGCAGCCCGCTTTCCGCCTGACCGGGGGTGCCATCGGCGCCGCCCTGCTGTTTGCCCATCTCGCCGCGATGCCGGCCCACGCCGCCGAACCGGATTCCGCAACGCCCGTCGCCCCTGCCGCCAAGGCCACCCCCGGCGCCGCTGCCGAAGCCACGCTGAACACGGTCACCGTGGTCGGCAACTGGCTGGAAAACGCCAACGAGGCCAAGGTGCTGGAGCATCCCGGCGCGCGCACCATCGTCGACCGCGAGACCTTTGCCGAAGCCGGCGCCAACAACGTGCGGGAAGTGCTGCGCCGCATTCCGGGCGTGCAGGTGCAGGAGAACAATGGCACCGGCGGCAGCGATGTCTCGCTCAACGTGGGCGTGCGCGGGCTGGCTTCGCGGCTGTCGCCGCGCTCGACCATCCTGATGGACGGCGTCCCGCTGGCGGTGGCGCCGTACGGCCAGCCGCAGCTGTCGATGGCGCCGCTGTCGCTGGGCAACCTCGAGACCATCGACGTGGTGCGCGGCGCGGGCTCGGTGCGCTACGGCCCGCAGAACGTGGGCGGCATCATCAACTTCGTGACGCGCCCGATCCCGACGGCCTTCGCCGCCGATGCCTCGGTCTCGACCGACATCTACAGCCACGGCGGCAACGTCAAGACCAACCCGACCGCATTCATCGGCGGCACCAACGAGCAAGGGCTGGGCGGCGCGCTGCTGTACTCGGGCATCCACGGCAACGGCTATCGCGCCAGCAACGACCACGTCAACATCGACGACCTGCTGCTCAAAGGGGCGTACCGGATCTCGAAGACCGACTCGCTCAGCGCCGCGTTCCACTACTACGAAGGCACGGCTGGCATGCCGGGCGGCCTGACGCCGGGGCAGTACGCCGCCGACCCGTTCCAGTCGGTGCGCCCCTATGACAACTTCAGCGGCCGGCGCCACGATTTCAGCCTGAAATACAGCCACAACGACGCCGACCGCAAGTTCGAGGTGCTGACGTACTACACCGACAGCTTCCGCGGCAGCAATATCGAGCAGGAAGGCACCGGCGCGCAGGCCGGCCGGCGCCGCCTGACCGCGGCCCCGCGCAACTACCACACCTTCGCGATCGAGCCGCGCTACTCGCAGCTGTTCCGCGGCGAAAGCATGAGCCACGAGGTAAGCGTGGGCTACCGCTTCCTGCGCGAAGCCAGCGACGAGCAGGCATCGCGCACCGCCTTCTATGTGCCGGGTTCGGTCGATGCCACCACGCTGCCCTCGCCGGTCTACCAGTGGCGCACCGGCGGCACCACCGCCAACGCGGTCTATCTCGACGACACCATCAACGTCGGCAACTGGACCATCACTCCCGGCCTGCGCTACGAGTTCATCCGCTCGTACGTGACCGACAACTTCAGCGGTGTGCGCCGCGACGTGTCTTCCAACGAGCCGCTGCCGTCGCTGGCGGTGATGTACCACGTCAGCGACCAGTGGAAGCTGTTCGCCAACGCCGGGGTGTCGTTCGGCCCGCTGCAGTATTTCCAGATCGCGCAGACAACCAACGGGCTGACGCCGGAAAAGGCCAAGACCTACGAGCTCGGCACGCACTTCAACGCCAATGGCTGGGGTGGCGAGCTGACGCTGTTCAACATCGACTTCGACGACGAGCTGCAGCTGCGCGGCGGCACCGGCGGCGCGCCGGATGCATGGACCAACCTCGGCGCCACCACCCATCGCGGCGTGGAATCGTCGCTGCGCTATGACTTCGGCGCGCTCGACAAGGCGCTGATGGGGCTGTCGGCCTACGCCACCTACACCTACACAGAAGCCACCTACAACCAGGGCAACTTCGCCGGGCGCGACCTGCCGTTCTATTCGCGCCATGTGGCCACGGTGGGCATGCGCTACGCGCGCAACCGCTGGTCGTTCAATGTCGACGGCTTTGCGCAGTCCAGGCAGCATTCGCCGGGCGACCCGAGCACGTCAACCACCTACCAGACCGCGGAAAGCGCCAACGGTGCGCTCGGCGATATCCCGGGCTATGCGCTGATGAACCTGCGCGTGGGCTATGACTTCGGCAAGGCGGCGCAGAACCTGAAGCTGGCGGTGGGCGTGAAGAACGTGTTCGACAAGCGCTATTTCACGCGCTCGACCGACAACAATGCGGGCAAGTATGTGGGCATGCCGCGGACGTTCTATATCCAGGCGTCGCTGGCGTATTGATTGGCTGGAAAAGCGCCAGGCAAAATCTCAGAACAGCAAAACGGCTCGCCATGGCGAGCCGTTTTGCTTTGCACGGGCGCGACGATCAGACGATCTCGCGCGTTTCCAGGAACTGCAGCTCCGGGAACCGTTCCTGCGTCAGGCGCAGGTTGACCATGCTCGGCGCCAGGTAGACATGGTCGCCGGCACCGTCGAGCGCCACGTTGTGCCCGGCCTTGGCGATCAGTTTCTCGATCTCGGCCGGCGTGCCCTTGAGCCAGCGCGCGGTGGCGCATTCATGCGATTCGAAGATGGCGTCGACGCCGTACTCATGCTCGAGCCGGTGCGCAACCACGTCGAACTGCAGGATGCCCACGGCACCCAGCACCAGGTCGTTGGACGCGAGCGGGCGGAACATCTGCGTGGCGCCCTCTTCGGCCAGCTGCTGCAGGCCCTTCTGCAGCTGCTTGACCTTGAGCGGGTTGTTCAGGCGCGCGCGGCGGAAGAATTCCGGCGCGAACGACGGGATGCCGGTGAACTTGAGCGGCTCGCCCTCGGTGAAGACATCGCCCAGGCGAATGGTGCCGTGGTTGGGCACGCCGATGATGTCGCCGGCGTAGGCCTCTTCGGTGGTGTTGCGGTCCTGCGCCATGAAAGTGATGGCGTTGTTGATTGCCACGGTCTTGCCCGCCGACACGTGCAGCAGCTTCATGCCACGCTCGAAGCGGCCCGAGCACACGCGCACGAAGGCAATGCGGTCGCGGTGGCGCGGATCCATATTGGCCTGGATCTTGAACACGAAGCCGGTGAACTTGGGTTCCTGCGGCTCGACCACGCGCGAATCCGTATTGCGCGCCAGCGGCGGCGGCGACAGCTCGCACAGTGCATCCAGCAGCGACTGCACGCCGAAGTTGTTGATGGCCGAGCCGAAGTACACGGGCGTCTGCTTGCCGTTGAGGAAGGCCTCCTTGTCGAAGGTGTGCGAGGCCCCGCGCACCAGCTCGATTTCGACGCGCAGCTCTTCGGCCTGGCTGCCGAGGATGCGGTCCAGTTCCGGATTGTCCAGGCCATCCAGGATCGCGGACGTGCCCTTGTCGCCGTGCGGGTCGAACAGCTGCACCTTGTCGTCGATCAGGTGGTAGACGCCGCGGAAGGCCTTGCCCATGCCGATCGGCCAGGTCATCGGCGCGCACTGGATCTGCAGCACGTCCTCGATTTCATCGAGCAGTTCGATCGGCGAGCGGCCTTCGCGGTCGAGCTTGTTGATGAAGGTCAGGATGGGGGTGTCGCGCAGCCGGCAGACGTTCAGCAGCTTGATCGTCTGCGCTTCGACGCCGTTGACCGAGTCGATCACCATCACCGCCGAGTCCACCGCCGTCAGCGTGCGGTAGGTGTCTTCGGAGAAGTCCTCGTGGCCCGGGGTGTCGAGCAGGTTGACGATGTTCTCCTGCGCCTTGCCGTCCGCGCTGTCGCGCCGGTACGGAAACTGCATCACCGACGAGGTCACCGAGATGCCGCGCTGCTTTTCCAGCTCCATCCAGTCCGAGGTGGCATGGCGGTCGGCCTTGCGCGCCCGCACTTCGCCCGCGACCTGGATCGCGCCGCCGAACCACAGCAGCTTTTCGGTCAGGGTGGTCTTGCCCGCGTCGGGGTGGGAGATGATGGCGAAGGTGCGACGACGCGCAATTTCAGGAACGAGCGAGCTCACGGCAGCGGAATCAGACTGGGAAATATTGGGATGGCCCGGCGGTGGCCGGAACCAGGACCGGCAGCGCCGCGGGCGGCCGCAGGGCCGGGCCCTGCGGGCACGCGAAGGGAATGGGGCGTTATTTTACCGGTTTGGGCGCCGCTACGGGATTTGCGTTGTCGCCGGTCGACCAGCGCCCGCGCCGCGCACCACTGTTACTCGGCCAGCTTGTCCGCCGGCTTGCCGCGCAGGCTGCCGAACTGCAGCGCGTACTGGCGCGTCAGCTCGGCGCCGAAGAAAAAGATCTGTGCCGAGTAATACACCCACAGCATCAGCGCCACCACCGACCCGGCCGCGCCATACGATGAGGCCACGGCACTGTTGCCCAGGTACAGCCCGATCAGCCGCTTGCCGATCGAAAACAGCAGCGCGGTGATGACCGCGCCCATGGTGACGTCGCGCCAGGCGATGCGCGCATTGGGCAGCATCTTGAAGATCACCGCGAACAGCGCCGTCACCACCGCGAACGAGAACAGCGAGGAGATGACTTCGGCCACCGGCGCAAACCACGACTGCGTCCACAGCTGGCCCCAGATGCGCTCGACCACCGCAAGCGCCGCATTGACGATCAGCGACACCAGCAGCATGAAGGCCAGCACCAGCACCAGGCTGAACGACAGCAGGCGCGTGCGCAGCAACTGGCGCCAGCCGGCGGTGTCGGGCACCGGCACGTGCCAGATGTCGTCGAGGCTGCTTTTGAGTTCGGCAAAGGCGCTGGTGGCGCCGACGAACAGGATGCCGGTCGCGATCAGCGCGGCCATTCCGCTGCCGCCGGCGCGGTGCGTCGCGGCCAGGATGCCCTCGATGGCGGCGGCGCCCTGATCGCCGACCAGCCCTTCGAGCTGCGCGAAGATCTCGCCGCGCGCCGCCTCGGCGCCGAAGAACAGGCCGGCGATCGAGATCACCAGCACCAGGATCGGCGCCAGCGAGAACAGCATGTAGAAGGACAGCGCCGCGCCCTTGCTGGCGGCGCGGTGCGCGAACCACGAGGTGACGGCGGCGCTGACCACGCGCAGCGTGCGCGCGCCGGTGTGGCGGTCGGGCAGCCAGTGCGGGCGGTGCCGGCGCGGCGGCGGCACGCCTTCGGCGGCAGACGAAGAGGAGGGTTCGGTGTTGTCGGTCACGGTCTGGTGCTGGCGCGATCCGGCGCGGGGACCGCGGGGTGCGTTGCGCCCGCCCGCGCGGCCGGCGCTGCGTTCATCATACTGCGCATTGCGCCGCTTGCCCAAGGCGGGCAGGGCGCGGCACGCCGCGGGCAGCCTGCTACAGTAAGAGCAGGCATACCTGCCGGCGCATCCGTTGCCCGCGCGCCGGCGCAAGGAGGCACCCGTGACCTGCAACCTCCGCGCACGCCCGGCGGCCGTGCTGGCAATCATCGCCGTGCTCGGCTGCGCCGGCTGCGAGCGCAGCCAGCCCGGACCCAAGCCCATCTCCGGCACCGCGTCGGGCGCCATGCCCTCGGCGGCGCCTGCCGCGACACCGTCCAGCCCCGCCAATCCCTCTGGCAACTCGGGCCAGCCCCGTTGACCGCGCGCGCCGCCCCCGGCGCGTACCCGTTTCTGCGTGGCCATACACCATGGCGCGATGCTGGCGCGATGCATCGCGGTTACTCGCATGCAGGACTGATGTAAGGCCAGTTTCAACCGTGCAACGGACTGCGAGGCCGTAGTACTACGCGTCGCGCACACGGCAAAGCGCCGTCCTGTGCGCGCGAGCGGCCCCGGGCGCATGCCTGCGCCGCCGAGGCGCTTGCGCACCGCGTTGCAATGGCGAAACCGATCGGTCCGGCGCCGCGGCGCAATGGCGCGCCCGCACTGCAGGGACCGCTCGCTAGGCCGCCTGGCACAAGCGTTTGCGGCCCTTGGCACACTTGTCGCTCTGAGTTGGCCAGGGCGCACCGTGCAAGCCTGCGCCGGTTCCGTCAAACCCTTTGTCGTGCTGGAGATCACCCCATGCGTCACCCGCCTTCCCGCATGACGGCGCGCCGGCGCGCATACCGCCTGGCCGGCCCGCCGCCGTCTGAGACGGACCTGGTGTCGGCGCCGCTGCTGCCCTATCCGCGCGCGCGGGTGCAGGTCGCGCTCAGCGCGCATGGCATGGCGTGCGTGGCGACCCGCAGGCCGGCGCAAGTCAGTCCGGCATGCCGCCGCCACGCCGGCAAGCGACGCGCATGACGGGCTGAAAAGAACAAGCGGGCACGCGAGCCAGCGTGACCGCGCGGATTAGTGTTCCGTCCCCCGGCGGGCACTTTTTTTCCACAGGGAGATGCCGACCATGAAAGCTGCAATGCTCGCCACGGCGCTGGCGATTGGCTCGGGCAGCGCGGCGGCGGCCAGCTACGCGTGGTTCGACCGCCCTGACGCGGACGATGCGAACAGCCACGCCGCGGTCAGTCATGACATCTATGTGCGCGGCTTCGGCTGGGCCTGGGGAGAACTGCGGCTGGATCCGGACCTGACGGGCAGCGAAGCGCTGGCGCCGCCCGCGCGGCACGCACGCGACGGCCAGCGCCGCCGCGACATCGTGCCGGGACCTGCGCAGGATGCCTGCGAGCCGCCGCGGCGCTCGCGCGGCAAGATCAGCATGAACCTCGCCACCGCGCCTGCGCAGGCAGGTGGTGGCGGGTTCGCGGACGGGTTCGCGGACGGGAAGGGAACCGCAAGGCCGCGGGCAGTGCGCTGACGTGCCGGCCGGCACGGGGAAAGGCGGAACCGGCGAGCGGACGTCGCCGGTTCCCCTTTCCCGCCGGCGCCTGTCGTGGCCGTGCCGGCAACCGGCTCGCACCGACGCCGCTGACTGCCTTTATTCCCCCGCCGAGGCGTGGCTCTCCACACGGATGTTGTGCTTGTGCATGAGCCGGTACAGGGTCACGCGCGACACGTTGAGCTCGCGCGCGGCCGGCACCACGTGAAAGCCGTGGCTGGCCATCACGGTGCGGATCGCTTCGCGCTCGGCCTCTTCGCGGATCGCATCGAGGGTCTTGCGCGGCAGCTCGGCGCCGTTGTGCAGCTGCAGGTCTTCGGCGGTGATCTTGCGGTTGTCGGTCATCACGATGGCGCGGCGCACGCGGTTGATCAGTTCGCGCACATTGCCCGGCCAGGCGTACTGCATCATCGCCTGCGTCGCGCACGCGGAGAACCCGCGGATGCGACGGTGCGCCTCGTGGCCATGCTCGGCCAGCACCGCATTGGCCAGCAGCAGGATGTCCTCGCCACGCTCGCGCAGCGCCGGGATCGACAGCGTCAGCACGCACAGCCGGTGGAACAGGTCGGAACGGAAGCGCCCGTCGCCCTGCGCCGCGACCAGGTCTACGTGCGTGGCCGAGATGATGCGCAGGTTCAGCGGGATCGACTGATGGCCGCCCAGCCGCGTGATCGTGCCCTGCTGCAGGAAGCGCAGCAGCGCCACCTGGCTTTCAAGCGGCAGGTCGCCGATTTCGTCGAGAAACAGCGTGCCGCCCTGGGCCTGTTCGATCCAGCCGATCTTGCGCTGGTTGGCC from Cupriavidus nantongensis encodes the following:
- the edd gene encoding phosphogluconate dehydratase, producing the protein MPRHPVLERVTARIVSRSTASRQAYLDRTRAMAGHKVERAQLSCTNLAHAVAAMPDAAKIRLKADERPNLAIVSAYNDMLSAHQPLAAFPQWLKEAALEAGGTAQFAGGTPAMCDGVTQGQDGMDLSLFSRDVIALATAVALSHQMFDGALYLGVCDKIVPGLVMGALSFGHLPAVFVPGGPMTTGISNDEKAHTRQLYAEGKIGRKELLEAETRSYHGPGTCTFYGTANSNQMLMEMMGLHLPGTAFVNPNTPLREALTREAARQALKLVHGGERYTPVAEVLDERAFVNGIVGLLATGGSTNHTLHLIAMARVAGIVLSWDDFDELSAVVPLLARVYPNGKADVNQFQAAGGLAVVIRGLLALGLLHDDVTTIVGRGLQDYTREPVLRDGQLTWIDGPAAPLDDSIVRAADAPFAPDGGIKLLDGKLGRAVIKTSAVKPEHQVVQAPAIVFEHQDDVLHAFKRGELERDFVAVLPWQGPASCGMPELHKLTPTLTVLQDRGFHVALVTDGRMSGASGKVPAAIHVCPEALRGGAIARVRSGDMMRVDATTGTLDVLVPDDEWQARTPARPDLSANRHGVGRDLFATFRCQVSTAESGACTLFSDEGEAQDARG
- a CDS encoding mechanosensitive ion channel family protein, encoding MDLNFIDADQLEAGWSYLVRFAINQGMNCLAAILILMIGWWLSGRVGTAARGALSRTHVDATMRPLLANALQWMVRVLTIVLVLSQFGVQTASIIAMLGAAGLAIGLALQGTLQNIAAGIMLVLLRPFRVGQYIDAQGVAGTVRETGLFMTELTTFDGVCLRVPNGKLWGSAITNYSENATRRADIEATVTFDSDVQRSLEALRAMLAREPRLLAEPVPETMVVNYTQQGITLNVRYWTSNDDYWNVRFAFYERIKQVLEQAGSKLAVPIQELHVPGASSVPGVVKVADSAPSAASRPAAPQSHQPSQQPTRQPVRQPG
- a CDS encoding helix-turn-helix domain-containing protein: MTLPTDPLERHAVFAALSGSRASLERAAALGDGLGVALWRNRNDSTGYARPGHHTMSVYLQGGHATYRRDQPGNKGAPGRLCLLPADHESRWHVGGPQRFLHLYFRPETLAWHCVRLLDREPRSVALRDLTFADDPRLHALSQRLAALDWRLPEARMAGNALAHEALSHLVLNHAGRAAPADWRGGLSAQARRTVRDWIESHPDSNPTLGELAAMAGLSEFHFARMFRVSFGMPPHAWVLQTRLERAQRLLADPRRPLHEVAARAGFASASHLSRRFQAAFGVTPGAWRAGA
- a CDS encoding MFS transporter, with the protein product MSSPATVPAAEPDSVFRDSVFRRYWFARLCTTIGYQIFTVAVGWQMYDLTRDPLMLGMVGLVQFLPSVALILMSGHVADRFDRRRIVRTCQSLEALLAAGMAAASLGGWIDSHHIFVFVALIGATRAFENPTLQALLPSVVTPRQLPRAVALASSAGQAAIIIGPAIGGFAYVAGPGVVYTLSATLFAIAALLVGGITLRQAAQRLTAPVSVRTVFAGFAYIRSRPVLLGAISLDMVAVLLGGAAALLPIYARDILHTGPWGLGLLRSSPAIGALAMALWLARHPLNRRAGRVMFAAVAVFGVATVVFGVSTWLPLSMAALVVLGASDMISVVVRSTLVQLDTPDDMRGRVGAVNSVFIGASNQLGEFESGVTAALFGPVGAVVLGGVGTLLVVAVWMRLFPALAARDKLHEQPA